The sequence below is a genomic window from Glycine max cultivar Williams 82 chromosome 20, Glycine_max_v4.0, whole genome shotgun sequence.
AATTGTGGGACAACAGCCCTAGTTTGTTTTCACCAGAGACGTTTTTGGGGTCAGAAATTGACTTCATTTGGGGCTGGAAGGAGGATATGCCCTGGCTTGCCATTGGCCATAATAACATCATTGTTGTTCTTGATGTTGGGTTTGCTCATCAATTCCTTTGATTGGGAGCTTGAGGGTGGAATTCAACCTAAGGATATGAATATGGATGAAGGCTCAACCTGTGCTAGCTGTTCCAATAATCAAAAGCAAGCAATTAGAATTTAATGTGGCCTAGTAGTTTTTTCATAGTCAAATGCACCACTAATTGGTTTGTATGGTGTAATAAATGTAGTGCAGTACTGCATTCCCTGTCTAGTTGAAGAGAAAATCATTCTACTGCAGGCAATcagaaaatcaataaatttagtaGTACTCACGTAGGATATTTGTGAAGTTAGTGGCCAGAGTTTGTCTAGAGCATAATTAAAAGGAGAAATTATTATAGTGTAATTATGATgctaactattttttatataattatatctttttttttggagatataattatatatgttattgaatgttattaatttcttttctaaattaaaaacttattatcTCCTTCTCCTTAATGTGTCAAATATAATTACAATACAAAAATATGAACACTGTATGAAAGATTTATAAGACtcacatattttatttcattgagTTATATTCCTTgttacatatttaattaattggagttttcttatttttaattgaaacatttcatccctttacttttaaaaaatttgatattttagtcttacattttttaataaaaattttatttaaaattatttaattactaacaattttaatttattcaaataagaatttaaaaaatacatagttaaatctgaaatttaaaaaaaataattaaatgcataattttttaaaaagtggaggacaaaatctctaaattaaaaaatatgagaattaaaattatagatttttttaaaagtgaaagacaaaatatcttaattaaaaaataaaaggattaaaatcatgaatttaaaaaaatagaaaaacaaaaatttcattttaatttttttttttatctttcttttaccACTGTTTTAGGTCACTTGAGAACGTAACAGTCAAATTtggataattatatattaattaacttttaccACTTATATAATGTACATGATTAAccaaatcattaaaaattaattattttgttcacATTAATCTTAGAGTTGATTTTGAAATATCCAAATTAAATGTACTAAGATtttgttagaaaatattttattacttcggaaatataaaattataatgaataCCTTGTTTAATTGCTTAAAATTGGTCATAACTCACAAGGACTAATgttaacaaaactaaaaaatattttatatgttttaacattcttataatattttttgaaaacttaataataaaagaaattttaaatgaaaaaaaaaaacatttaaaatattgagAGGAGTCAAATTCAGGATACTAATTAGCTTTTACGTACaccattatattatttatagaacGTACATATATAACAAAGTGACCACTAATAAAATGAACGACTTTGTTAACATTAATCGTTAAAGTTGACTTTGTTTTTTTGAATGCAAAGGCTAACAGTCCTCCTTAAAGTTGACTTTAAACATTCTAAATAGGTAATctttattaaaatagttattacttcaaaatactagtatgaaaaaaaatatgtatatatatatatatatatatatacaaattctTTCTTTATTATCAATGAaactttatcatattttaatagcTTGAAATATTTAGTCaagagaattaattttaataaaactaaaaaatatcatttttttccttatgtaATACTTTTGGCATGTATTTAAATGTCAACGTAATTTGTTTCACCaactaaaattacataatatggtactttaattatatttccaaattataaaAGTCAAGTCTAGGAGATCGAGATGCTAATTAACTTTTACCATTTATATAatgtaaataataaagtaatcatgaaatatattttttaacaataattattagattaataaaaatacgtgagttgttataaattttatgaaattatcttTCATCCATCcggattggaaaaaaaaatctagcttAGATTGATTTGAAACATCCAAAAGTGCCTTATTacttcaaaaatataataaatactttccttatcaaatgaaatcttattattttaatttcttaaaattagtcATAAGGACTAATGTTAATTAACAAgactaaaaaaacaatatatttgaatattttttaaaatttattgaatacttgcatcgaacaaaaaaaaatattgaatactTCATTTGATtagtacataaaaaatatttatgaagaaggtcatatataattaatatgagcatcaattaatttttcaaaataccaaatcaactttcaaaattattattaatgatattattaatcattaataagaTTATTTGGCAACTAAAGATCATAATGTATGTTGGTCCATGCTTTAAATACGTGAGACCAGACTCTCTTTGCAAAGCAAATTGTGAGTGAAAGTAGGCTTTTAATTTGCCCCTGAAATTAATAGCCATGACTCTGAGCAGTGTTGTCTTCATCTTTATTGTTCTCCTTTGTTGTTCTTCCCAAATTCAGAATGTGGCCTCTGCTGCTGATTACCGAGAAGCACTCACAAAATCTTTGTTGTATTTTGAGGGTCAACGTTCAGGGAAGTTGCCTCCCAACCAGAGACTCAAGTGGAGAGGAGATTCGGGACTTCAAGATGGCCATGATGCTGGAGTAAGATTATtcatcttatttaatttataccttccaattttccttcatttttttaaaattaaaatatgtccaACATGCTTCTTTATAGTAGTTAACTTGCAGAtcctatattttttgaaaacaactctaaatattaatataaaaaagaaggcACGCAAACAACCAAAAGTTAATAATCCATACAAAtggttttatttgaaataaaaggtCTTAGATACCTCGCGTTAAAATTTAAATCGTTGGTTTTATTTTACTTAGTTTTAATGTGCATGGGTTTATGTTATCATATTTTCTGAAGGGAAAGTTTCATTACAATTAATATcagtctttaaaattatttttaaataattgaaaagagaaaataaaaaaatcattaatatgattgatgatatgataatcatttttaaattttttataaaattaattaacccttaataataatgttaacaaatccttaaaaaatcctttcaaaaaagaaagaaagaaaaagatgtaTACAACCACATTCAACATTTGATTGTTTTGTtcctaaataaaaacaaaacaacagtgattgcttttgtaaattgatATGCCATAAACTCTTGAGACAATTTGTTTTAATCCTAAAATTATGACTAATTCACTAGTTAATTAATCCGTTTGTCCAGTAGCTGTTATCACTTATAATTAACGTGATACAATCCTAACTTCCTATATATTTGtgtataatgtcatgacattaataaaattaaattagtcattaaaattgaattaattttttacacaaatattaattaatcaaataactaGCAGATTAACCTTGTGGGTGGATACTATGATGCTGGAGACAACCTGAAGCTAGGGTTTCCATTGGCATTCACCATAACCATGCTTTCATGGAGCACAATAGAGTTCAAGGACCAACTCTCACAACAAAATGAGCTGCAAAATGCACTCAACGCCATTAAATGGGGAACAGACTATTTGATGAAAGCACACCCTCAACCAGACGTGTTGTATGGAGAAGTTGGCGACCCTAACACAGATCATTCGTGCTGGCAAAGGCCAGAGGACATGACTACTCCCCGTGGCTCCTTAAGGATTGACGACCAGCATCCCGGATCGGATCTCGCAGCAGAAACTGCGGCCGCTTTGGCCGCTGCTTCAATTGCATTCCGATCcgtgaataaaaaatatgcatCCAGTATGCTACTTCATGCAACTCAGGTATGATTCACTTCAACTATTATTCATTCCTTATGTTacaaatttaaacttgaaagtgtttttaaaagttatttttctttggATAAAATATTTCGAATTAGTTTCTTAATATTATctcttaaactttaaaaaatgatagttttgattttgtatttcTAAAATGTAGAAGATTTTGTCCTTTTCTGTACATTATTTTGATGACCTAATtgctatatatataagaaaaacaaagactAAATCTACCATTTCTAATATGTAGGTAGTAAAATCATTTTTGACCAAATTTTAAGAAacttaaaaaacatttgatcctattttttttcattaaagttGCGTTTGTGTGTGTGGagcaatttgttttaattttatattattttattttcaaaaataatattactgaAATTTGattaacattattaaatttaaattacattttaaaatttaacattatattacatcaaattaattaatataatttactttgaCTTTAATGCCTGTGTATgacattgtaaaataattttatattattatttaattacaaataattatatgaattactttaagataattattttaaaaattaataaatttatcatacatgatgAGTTGTGATTGGATGagtgtgtaaaaaaatttataccatCTAGGTTCCTTTTTTCTCATTCACTTCATTAATTTGCATTTTGATAGTGAGTAGTGCTTCATAtctaactaattaataaatataaagatgaCATATctttgatttaaataattttaaaaatcttatttctttaattcatttttatctaataaaataaaatatttattgttaataatgaaggattctattattatattttattctttttaaacacaatttttgaataataacggtatttctcttttatatctataactttaaaaatatttgagctAATAGTTATATACAAAACATTATGAGCAGAAATTTAATcgcaattgaattttttttttagtgggaAAGTAACCACAATTGAATTTCTGAATTTTCTTTTGGTGATAGCTAGATAATATGTATGCTTCTTCTTTGCTTGCAGTTGTTTGACTTTGCAAATAATCATCAAGGCATGTATTCAGATAGTATCACACCAGCAAAGCAAATATATTCCAGTAGCGGATACAAGGTAGTCTGTCAAATTCACATGAATAGTAGCACTGAATAAGACTAATATCacgttattaattaataattaatgacgtgaaattaaataaaactatatttatttaataaaatgagtacattaataaattaactaatttgttTAAACAGGACGAATTACTATGGGCAGCAGCATGGCTTCAACGTGCCACCAAAATGCAGAAGTACCTTGATTACTTGGGTGGAGCAGGCGACACTGGCGGAGTAAGAACAGTATTTAGTTGGGATGACAAGTACGTAGGTGCCCATGTTCTTGCTGCAAAGGTATCACTCATTATTCAATGTTGTatcatcatatataaaaaaattcattatcaaTGCATAGACTATATATTTTTACTCTTAATAATTAAGCACTTTTCTAACTTATCTAagctaagtatttttttaaccctttttttttttcattttttctattaCTATTTATTACATTCAACCTAGTGTAAGGTTAACATAAGTAATATATGcattgtttttgggatttttcgATCTAATATTGTGTATATATGTGATGTGATGCAGCTTGTTTTGGATGGCGAAGTGGGGGCCTCAGGGATCTGGGCTCAATATAAGTCACAGGCAGAGGAATACATATGCTCATGTGCGCAGAAATCAAACCAAAATACGGATAAAACAGCAGGGGGTCTCTTATGGTTTTTGCCATGGAACAATAATCAATATGTTGCTACTGCAACATTTGTAATGTCTGTTTATTCCAATTATCTGTCTTCAAAAGGTGCTTCCCTTCAGTGCAGTGCTGGCAATGTTACTCCTGATGATCTCACTTCTCT
It includes:
- the LOC100788655 gene encoding endoglucanase 12, with translation MTLSSVVFIFIVLLCCSSQIQNVASAADYREALTKSLLYFEGQRSGKLPPNQRLKWRGDSGLQDGHDAGINLVGGYYDAGDNLKLGFPLAFTITMLSWSTIEFKDQLSQQNELQNALNAIKWGTDYLMKAHPQPDVLYGEVGDPNTDHSCWQRPEDMTTPRGSLRIDDQHPGSDLAAETAAALAAASIAFRSVNKKYASSMLLHATQLFDFANNHQGMYSDSITPAKQIYSSSGYKDELLWAAAWLQRATKMQKYLDYLGGAGDTGGVRTVFSWDDKYVGAHVLAAKLVLDGEVGASGIWAQYKSQAEEYICSCAQKSNQNTDKTAGGLLWFLPWNNNQYVATATFVMSVYSNYLSSKGASLQCSAGNVTPDDLTSLVRSQVDYILGSNPKGISYMVGYGPNFPQQIHHRGASIVSININHNPVSCQGGFQEWFYKNAPNPNVLEGAVVSPDRNDNYEDSRNNYQLAEPATVTLAPLVGVLAHLA